The following nucleotide sequence is from Cercospora beticola chromosome 2, complete sequence.
GAGGAGGTCAGCGTCAATAGCTGCTGAAGCGCTGGGGCTAGTGTCGGAGTGGGAGAGGCGAGCCGCGAAGTCAGCATTTGTTTCCTCGTTGTTGGCAAATTTCAAGTCATCCAATTGTTGAGCATGGTCAGGCCAGAATCTCGCAAAGTCGCCCCAGCTTGGAGCTCTCCATGCTTCAAACGACTTCCACAGAGCTTGAACGTCGCCAAATTGCAAGCGTGTGAATTCGACATAGCAGCGGCGAATGAACTGGCCTAGTGGACTGGCTGGGGTGACTGGATTTTGGTAGCTGCATCATATTAGCCATAAGAGAAAACTATTAGGGATCGATAGATCGTACCTGACATCTGTGACGGCGTTTGTTGTTGGCACGCTCCCTTGTCTGAGTTCGGTGATGAGGTGGCCCAAGGAATCAAGGCCATCCAAGTGATTCCAGATGGCAGCCACAAATATATTCCAGGCGGGCTGTCCTGGGAGGGAGGCTGATTGCCATTGCTTTAATTGCAATTGGAAGACGGAAATGTCGGAAGCGAAgaagtccttcttctcatcgacgAGTTGGGCACTCTGATCGGCGGTGTATACAGTGTGCTTGGCGATGAATTCGAGGATGTTGATGGTATCTTTGGCGCCGAAGTTGTACCCCGATTTGTATAGGCGGATGAGGACCAGCAGTCCGATGCGTGAAGGGGTCAAGTAGCGGGGCATTGTTGCGCACGCCGTGTGGCCAGCATGGTCTTTGGCTTGGCGTtggtgaagtgaagacgCTGTGCGGGAATGATGTCCCCAATCGACTTCGAGTGTGTGCTTTGAACAAGTCGATTCACTTCGCTGTCGTCGTGTGTTTTTCTTTCTGCTGATGTCGTTGCTGCCTCCATCACCTGCCGTCGCGTCGTGGACGCGTCGCGACTTTGGCTTCGCTTTCCGCATCGAGCTGCGCCACACGTCATCGCAGCGGCTCGCCGGTCCTTACGCGACATTAATACGTCCATCGCCAGACAACGATGAGCGACGTCGCTCACGATGCGGCTGACTACGTGGAATGTCAATGGCATCCGCAACCCCTTCTCCTACCCGCCATGGAACACCAATCGCTCCTATTCGGCCATGTTTGATATCCTCGAGGCCGACATTGTGGTCATGCAAGAGCTCAAGATCCAGCGTCGCGATGTGCGCGATGATATGGTGCTGGTAGACGGCTGGGACTGCTACTTCTCCCTCCCGAAGCACAAGAAGGGGTACTCAGGCGTCGGCATCTACACCCGCAATGCGACGTGTGCACCTATTAGAGCAGAGGAGGGCGTTCTGGGCGTCCTGCCAAGCAGTAATGGGACACCATACCGAGAATTGCCAGAAAATGAGGCCATTGGAGGCTATCTGAATACAGAGCAATATGCAGAACTATGGGAGCTAGGAGGCGAGGATCCTGCCGGGCTTGATGCAGAAGGACGATGTGTGGTGTTGGAGTTTCCTGCATTCGTGCTATTTGGCGTATATAGCCCGGCCAACAGTAACGGCCTGAGGGATGGGTTCCGATATGGTTTCCTGTGTGCTCTGGACTATCGAATACGGAATTTGATCAAGAGCGGAAAGAACGTCGTCCTCGTAGGAGACTTGAATGTCACAAGACACGAAAACGACAGCGCATGTACGTTGGAAGAGATCAGAAAGAAGCAGGCTACGAGGGAAGAATTTCTGTCTGGGCCGAATAGACGCATCTTCAATCAGCTCTTGCTGGGAGGCGAAGTGCTGGGCCAGAGAGATGAAGGAAGAGAGACGGCAGTATTATGGGACACGACAAGAGCCTTTCACCCTGATAGAAAAGGCATGTACACACACTGGGACACAAAGATCAATGCGCGACCTGGCAACTACGGCAGCAGGATTGACTTCATACTTGTAGCTGAGGCAATGAAGGGCTGGATAAAAGAAGGCAATATACAGGAAGGCTTGCTGGGCAGCGACCACTGTCCCGTGTATGTGGTATTCCACGACAAAATCGAGACGCAGGAAGGCGACATTGATCTTGTGGATATTATGAACCCACCCGGCGTCTTTCAGCATGGGAAACGGGAGCAAGAATGGAAGCTTGCACTGACGCCAGGTTTCTCTGCCAAACGCATGCCGGAGTTCGACAAGCGACGCACGATCAAGAGCATGTTTGCAGCACCAGCGTTGGAGAAATTGCAATCGTCGCAGGAAGAACCAGCGCCACACTCAGGTCTGACGACTGTAACGAATGGCACCGACGATCAAGCTGCGTCAAATATAACGCAAGAGCAGCTGCCACCCTCCACAGCATCTCCAGTAAAGAGAAAAGCCCCGACAGCCCCTCTCGCGAAAGAGCCTTCAACCAAACGTCAGAAGTCCGAtgcgaagatggcagcatcCAAAGGTCAACAGAGCTTAAAAGGATACTTTCAATCGAAGATTCCGCCTCCCAAGCCTAACGACCCATCTCCAGAGAAGCAGTCTGACACTCCAGCCAGCAATAATaccgacagcgacgatgaccCTGACCTCCAGCGTGCTATAGCCGCCTCAAATGCTCTGCATACTCAACTCTCCCAGTCCAACAAGACCTCGAACACTGCATCTCCTGCCAAAGACCCCTCCACCCCTGAGCCCACCGAGCCTCCCGACCCTAGCGCAGACCACGAGATTTCTCCTCGCTCATTCTCTCAACAGCTTGCTTCCGCCGAGCGTACCCAGAAGTCCTGGTCTTCCTTGTTCAGCAAACCCGTCGCACCTCTCTGCGAGGGGCACAATGAGCCTTGCAAAAGCATGCTCACCAAAAAGAAAGGCTACAATCAAGGACGAAGTTTCTGGATGTGCGCGAGGCCACTGGGACCGAGTGGAGAGAAGGATCGCACGCCAGGTAGTCAGTGGAGGTGCGCTACATTCATTTGGTGCAGTGACTGGCAGAATGGAAGGGTTCACTCGAATAGTAagaacgaagatggcgatggggAGGCAAGTCCTTTTAAGGGGGGAACAAGCTGATCCGATGCGACAATTGGAACAGAACTGGAACAGTTTGGTCATGAGCATTGTTTCCATAATTATGATACCCATTTGTAAGCTTTGATCTGCCAACGAGTGGCGTAAAAGAAACCTGTTCACGTGTACTGCCCATTCGGGCGTTCTATCCATCCtttgcttctcttctcctttcgAAGGTAGAACCGGACTTCTCATGTTTTCTCCATGGATTAATGAGGGTTGGTGTGGGTGGACAAAGAGCACTGGAGGGATGTCTTGGGCACTATGAGTGGGGTCGGGACTACGTGCTCCTCCATTTACGTTGGTGGTAGTGTTCCAAACGTGATCGATCTGCACGGAAATCGAGTCTCCCCAGTCATTGTTGGTAGTGACAGCGGTGGCCGCAGACTCGACCTCGAGTACGAGTATTGTTATGTCGCCCATCTTTGGGCCTTGTCGTGCTGTCTGTCTCTCCTCCACCAGATTACGCTGGGAGTGCTCTATGTCGCCGAATTGTTGGGGATGGATTTGATTGTCGAGGCTAGCTTCGACGCAAAGAAGAATGGGAAGCAAATTTCAGATGCCATTCAGCCGACTGTTTCCTGTGTCATACTTTGGCATCCACCCCATCGAGCCTCTGTACAACATTCCTTTTCGCAAACTCCTTCGAGCAGCCTACTCGTTGGGTTCGATCTTCGGCAAAGCCTCTCCTAAACCCTGCAAATGAAacatctttctcttctccctcttcctctgcttcttcctcgaCGCCTTCTGCCGCTGCACGCGCTCGCCTTGCTGATGCTTTCCCTGTACCAGCTTGTTCTCAGCGGAACCGGCATGCTCTTCCTTCCACCGATTCAAAACCCTCGTCCGCTTCTTCCCCTTCGTGAAAAGACCCCGCAGATCCGCCATATTTCCATACTTCCTCATGGCCGGCGCTCTCAACCTCTTGTACACTTTCTGGATCTCCCGAACTGGATTCAGCGCCTGGAAGACCTCGTGGTTTGGATTCAAGAAGGCTAGGACAGCGGTCCAGAATTCGGCTTGGTCCGAGAGATTGCAACACTCGGGATTTTGGAAAACGGTGATGATGGCCGCCATGAACTCGTCGATTTCGGCGCTCCAGGAAAAGAGATCTGGCGCAGAGGGTTCGGGGACTGATGCTGCCTGATCAGAGCTGCCCACCGAGATGTCGATTGCCATGAGTTGATCAATCTCAGAGTCCTCGAGGTTGTGAGTTTGCATCGCGCGCTCCAGATCTTGGAATGATACTTGCTGCGCCATGTTGTGATGCCTTGCGGCCCGTCGAGCAAAGGTGGTGGAAGCCGCAAGTTTAGTACTTGGATGGGCGTTGACGTGTGCgtaaagtatagtaggcaAGATGGGTGCAACCATCATGCTTTTGACGGGCCGACACGCTCGGTTATCAAAATGCCATTCACCATTCACCATTCACTTTCTGCACGGTCCCGTGACGTGGCGAATGTTGTCCTTACAAAACTTCGAGTCGAGTAGTTCCGCCCGTCCGTGTCGCTCAAGCTGCACTGGTGGACTGCTGAGGTTGAAGTAATGGTCCAAGTGGGGCATTTGAGCATCGCCGGGTAAGTTTGCTGCACGAGCTCCTCAAGTACCGCTTTGGTCGCACGACCCAAGCTCAACATCTCAGGTCGCACTATCATTCCATCACTTACTCCACCTCATATCAAAATCCTCTCTGgctcgcccttcttctttcttggcTCGATCTCGTCCATCATACCGCGAgactcctcctcttccggcTCCATGCTCAAATCAAACCCAGTCTCTTCCAATCCAGCCTTCCTTTCCGGTGGGCGATTAGTCGCATAGATATCCGCAATCTTCAGTTCGAACGGGCCCGGCACTCTGTCGATGAGACTGATTCCCACGCTTCTCACTTTCGTGCTCATCATCTCCTTCTGCGGCTCCACCACCTGCCCATAATTCGTCCTGACAAATGCACTGAACGGAATCGTGACCGTCTCCCACTCCCCAGGGCTATGACTCGGCAACAGATGCTGATGCAAGTCCGTGGGTACAATACTCTCTGTCTGGAAGTTGACAAAATACTTCCTTCCGTCGCTCTTAATCCGCAGTGCCAAATACGAATAAGGTGATAGGTCCCATAGCAATTTGCCAAACAGACTCATGCCTCGATCTCTCGTTCTGAACCCGGCATATCCACTTCTCTGGATCTGTGGCCGATTCGGTGGTAGTTCCGTGCTTATGCTGCCCTGAAATACCGCATGACTCGGCTCTTTCCCATCCTCACTCACAATCACACCTCCCTTCTTCATGTCACTTCCTTCTCCGGCTGTCCTTTCTATGTGCGCCGCTCCATCAACATATGATAGACTAGCTTTAGAGAATCCTCCCACATCGGAGTCACACATGATTTTGCATCGTTCGGGTGAAAGGTTCTCGTCGAATTTGATGAGCGGGAAGGGTTTAATCGGGATGTGAAGACCTTCCATCTTAACAGCGAATTTAGCTTGGCGCCTAAGTTCCTCCATGCTGCGACGAAAGAAGCCCGGGTAGCCTCCACTGCCCGCTGAGCGGAGGGCGGGGGTCGCGAACATGGTGGGTTTGTGATGTGCTGGCGGGCAGATGGCGGGAGTGGCGGGCGCCTGCCACTGCAACGAGTGTGGTGTACGTGCTCGTTCTGGGCGACCGAGGAGTCGATTTGAAATTCAGTGAGACTTCAACGCACTTCAGACGGGCAGGAGGTCGTATGCAATGTGTACAGTGTGAGAGTGGGAGGAACATTGAAGTCTCGCAATGGTGAGGTCAGAGATGGCCGAGCTCGCCGCAACAGCTTCGACAGGGACCGGACCAAATTCCGATGAGCAGAGTCGCATTTGACCAGAGGTCTGGCCTTAGCTCGAGATGCTATGAGCGAGACACTCACAAGCTAGCAATGCATGATGGGCTCTGATAGAGTATTGGCATATCGTTAGCTATCGTGCATACAACACTACAGCCAGATCTGTGCAAACACACACAACGCCTATGCGCGGACGTTCCATCATATCGGCGATGTGTCGCATCAAATGCCGTACCTATGATACAGTTCTTCCCTCGTGCGTTCTCATCCTATCAGCCCTCACGAGGCCTTCACGCTCTTCGGCTGaatcctcgccatcatctcTTCCTTCGTGATGAGATGATCGATTCTCTCCAAGAGACCTAGCAAACTCTTCATGTTGCCGCTCCATTCGTTCAGCACCTCGTCTGCGtcccgcttcttctcgaagctAACAATCTGTGCTGGTCGATCGATTCGTGCATAGATCGTCTTGCTGGTGACAAGATCTGAGATGTATTTCTCAGTCTCCTCCGCTGGCAGATCGAGTAGCTCTGTGAGCCGTGAGAAGTGCACGCGAGTGTAGTACTTCGCGATGACACGAACGTTGTGCTCAATGACACGCTTGCGGAAGTCAAGCCAGCGCTGATTTGCCTTGGGATCCTTCTTCGGATCCGATTTGGCCGCTGAGAAGATGTCGGTGCTTGTGAGCTGCTTGCCAAAGTTGGTCTCGATCGCCGGCCAGCGCATGAGTTCGTGAGTTGTAAAGAGCTTGAGAAGTTCCGCTTCTTGTGGACAAGATGTTGCAATTCGTGAGTCTTGCGCGATGCGATGTAGTAGATCAGACTGTTCGTTGTCGTATGGTGCCAGAAGGATGAAGTAGACCACGCGCTGCAGAGCTGCGCGAAGTCTGTCTGGGTCGTCCTCCACAGCCTCAGTGTCCAACACTGACCGATAGTGCTTGCAAGCCTCCAGGTACTTGTCGTCGTGCTTGGTGAGTGTGATCTGTTGTTCGTAGAAGCGCAACTTCAGGTCTGTGACATCGTCGTCAATAGgctcttccacttctcccGCGCTGACCTCCGCAGCGaggcgcttcttctcctctctctccttcttctccttctcaatcTGCTCTTCTgtcttctttggctttcGTGCAAAGTAGCGTGTGCTAATCTTGCGCGACAGGATGCCCGCCTGTGTCCAATCTCCATCTTCAATGCAGAGTGACACCTGATCGAGGATGAACTCATTCTTCTCTCGCCTCGTCATCGATCCAAAAGTCTCGACCTGCAACTCGCATAATGTGTCCTTGGCGGCAGTGACCTTGCCCTGTGTGTGTTGGATGTTCGACAGGATGCGTGTCACACGAGCTCGCTCAACCTCGACGAAGATCTGCAGCCCTAGTCAGTATCCTATTGCGAGTCACTTGTACCAACTGCATCTCACCTTGCCCTCTGTGACGGCGCGGAGCGTCTCAATCACGCTCAGCTTCACTTCCAAGTTCGGTGTGTCATCCAGAAAGCCCATGACCACTTGGACCATCTTTGAGATGGCTTGCTTGAGTTGTCCATGCTTCTTACTCAGCAACTGCACTTGCTCATTCAGCAGACTCCAATCGCCAGACTCCTTTGATATTgtgacgatggcgacgatcAGGCGCGATGTGGAGGGAAGATCGGAAGATTGCCGCGTCTGCTTCTCCAAGCTGAGCAACTTGTCGATGGCTTGCTGTGTTTGGCCATCCTGTGTGTCGATGTCAGTCTTCTAAAGCATCAAGCCCATTACGAATATGTATCCCACCTTGGCGATCTTTTCAGCCTCGGGAAGAAGAGCATCGACTTCTTTCGTATAGTCCTTGTCGGCCTTCAAGATGCTGCCGTCAGACATCTTGTGCCGTGTTCCCGGTTGTCGAGTGGCTGCTACCGCTTAAAGCTATCTCGATCGCAGTTTAGGCAATGTGGCACGGAAGTTTCGAGGGCAAAGTCGGATACGTGGAGCTGAGGCTGGTAGTTGATGGCGGATGTGGTGTTGTCGATGTTTCGAGATCCGCAAGCTCACTTGGTGAAGCTGTGACGCGCCATCCGGAGGCAACTCTGCCGACGTAGTCTAATGCTTggcacatcaacaacactTCACTTCTCCCCTTGCCGCACCAGCTTTCCtctatgctgcagctgctatGTGTCAGAAGACCGCGTGTCCTATTGCTGGAATGTGCCTGGACCCGATGTCTTCAAATTCGTGGACAAGGTGGCACTCCGCCGCCGAAACACCTCAGGTTCTGGGCCGAGCATGAGGATGGAATTGTACTGCAAAGGCGGAAGGAGGGCGCCGACTTCTCATCTATTGCAACCGTACTTGACCGCACTGCGGACAGTGTCAGAGCTCGATACGGCAGGTTTCTCGATTCCAAGCCACCACGCATCAACTCTGAACAAGCTCTCACTCAACACCAGGACGAAGTCATCATCCAGCGAATGTGCGAGGGTGTTGCGACCCGCTTGATCGCGAAAGAACTGCATCGCTCCGTGTCTCAAGTGAGAAATCGTTGCAGCGTGCTGCAATTCAGGCCTGACGTTCCCGAAGCGGCTTTTGCAAGATACAGTCGGCCAAGATCAAAGCTAGGCGCCTTGGATCGCCCCGAGGCCGAAGCCCTAATTGAGCGGCGTTACGGTGAAGGCAAGACTCTCAAAGCTATCGCAAGCGAATTGCAGTGCAATGCAACCACTGTCTGGCGCTGGTTCAGCTCTATGGGACTCTCCAGAAAGCAACGCACTGGGTTCGAAGGCAAAGGATTATCCGATCCAGAAATTCAAACGATACTGCGTCGCAGGTCTGAAGGATGGACATATCCAGCGATCGCATCCGAACTAGGTCGCACTATGGGGAGTGTGCGCTATTGCTTGCGTAGGCAACGAATTTTGGAGTTCACACGCAAGCCACGCCGGGCCTTTACGCCGGACGAGGATCAGGAATTACTGAAATTGCACAGAGGCGGCAATACTCACTCTGAGACCGGAAAGCTTCTTGGCCGCGCTCCAAGTGTAGTAGGCAGACGCCTGAAGCAGCTGGAGAACCCGCGGCTGAGCGATCCCCCCAGATGGACCacggaagaagtcgaagacctCGTCACACAATACGACCGAGGCGTTCCAATCCGCGTCATAGCCGCCGCACTTGAGCGCGATTGCGAATTGGTCAAAGCCAAGTTGCAGCTCACCTTAGTGAGGAGAGGGCGTACAGACTGGTCGCCTGTAAATCCTGCTCGCGGCGCAAGCTAGATCCGCAAATACAGCTCCTCCATTCCGGCGTCATCTCACAAACTCAAGGACAAGTCAACTGGTAAGATCGTTCTAGTTGGCTCTTCAGCTCCTGCAACGCTTCTGACTGAGAATCTCACACTTCCGTTGCGGACTTACACATTAAATCCGCGAGACCAATTTAGATGATCTCGAGGGCAGAAGTTTGAGCAAACTTGGCAGTGACAGGCCACAATAGCTGGACAGAACAAATAGCCATTCAACATTCGTCATCAATATGCTAGTCTAGCGTCTGGGTCGGATAACATTTCTATCTGCTTGCTGTTTCAAGCTCTGGACTTGGGTGAGATCGCATtattcatcatcgtcatcaaaaTCATGGCCATCCTATTCATCACAATCCACCTCTTCTTCCCCGTTTTCGCATCGATCGACTTGAGAAGCCATCTAGCACCAACCAGGCGAGCAGTAGCCGTTCCAGTTGGTCCATTGCGTTGGCCAGTAGGTGTACCAGGTGTTGTAGTAAccgtagtagtaatagtacagCCAGTACAAGTACCACAGATTTCCATTCCAGCCATTGTTCTGCCAGTTGTTGACGCCCCAGACATTGTTGTCAAAGACCTGATTAGGCCACCACGCACGTGCATTATTCCACTGGTTTTGAGTAGGAACTGTGCCAATGCGACCATTGGCCCAGTTACGGGCCTGTCCTTGCCAGTTGGCGACCAAGTCGATTTTGATACTGCGGGCTTTGATGTCATGATCGACCCTCGCGAGGTCGAGATCAACGTCCAGTTCTTCGGTCTCTGGCGCTGGAGCAGCTTCAGGGAGTGGCTCAGCGACTGGTGCAGCATTGCGGGCAACGAGGCCGTCATCCTTTTGAATGTCAGTGAGGAACCCGAGGACAAATCCGATGACACAAGCGCACCTGCACTGGGGCTGGGAGTGGTCCAGCAATGGCACTGCCGACAGACAGAGCAGCCAAAGAGGCAGCGATGAACTTGAATTGCATGTTGCTGTGAGTTGTTGAACTTATTGGTGTGGATCTGATTGCTGTAGCTGCTTTGTTTTGCTttggtgctgctgatgatgttTTCGAAGGAAATGACGATCGTACTTATACTGCTTTGATGCCACTCAGTCACCATCGTCAGTGAGTTGTACTTCTTGGCTCGTCAAGGCCTTCGCATAGCACGGAACGTCTTCGAATTCCATTTCGGGCAATAGAGGCAAGGTAAAGGCCCTTGGCGCAACTGGAGTGTCACCAAAGATGGTTGCACTTCGCCTCGCTGTCAGCCGTCGCGCAGTGCGCGGACTTGGCGCCCTGCATCACATCAGTCGTATTGAGCTGCCTGGAACCTGGTCTCTGTTCTGCACAAGCAAGTCACATAGCAAATGAACTGCTGCGGAGTCACCGCTTATACCGGCTGATCTCAACTCTGTTACCCTAAACGACAGCCCTGCAAACTTTTCTGCTGGCCGTTGATTCCGATGGGACGATTGATGCTGACACCCTTGATCACGGAGGGCGGTGCTACGCAGGTTGCCCACGTGCATTGCGGCTACGCGGTCCTCGCCAACCTCATGATCCTACTCTCCAAGCTATAT
It contains:
- a CDS encoding uncharacterized protein (BUSCO:EOG09262P1W), whose translation is MSDGSILKADKDYTKEVDALLPEAEKIAKDGQTQQAIDKLLSLEKQTRQSSDLPSTSRLIVAIVTISKESGDWSLLNEQVQLLSKKHGQLKQAISKMVQVVMGFLDDTPNLEVKLSVIETLRAVTEGKIFVEVERARVTRILSNIQHTQGKVTAAKDTLCELQVETFGSMTRREKNEFILDQVSLCIEDGDWTQAGILSRKISTRYFARKPKKTEEQIEKEKKEREEKKRLAAEVSAGEVEEPIDDDVTDLKLRFYEQQITLTKHDDKYLEACKHYRSVLDTEAVEDDPDRLRAALQRVVYFILLAPYDNEQSDLLHRIAQDSRIATSCPQEAELLKLFTTHELMRWPAIETNFGKQLTSTDIFSAAKSDPKKDPKANQRWLDFRKRVIEHNVRVIAKYYTRVHFSRLTELLDLPAEETEKYISDLVTSKTIYARIDRPAQIVSFEKKRDADEVLNEWSGNMKSLLGLLERIDHLITKEEMMARIQPKSVKAS